In a single window of the Zea mays cultivar B73 chromosome 5, Zm-B73-REFERENCE-NAM-5.0, whole genome shotgun sequence genome:
- the LOC103628469 gene encoding protein IQ-DOMAIN 1 isoform X1, protein MGKKHAAGGGWFAAVRKVFRPSGSGGSSATTTTSSSSSKDKDKDAVQHGKQATAAAAAEEPEVLLLEHFPASETSAEASNEGGDAEAELAAVAATTKGRRRRDDEVGDEDGEMEEELADDMERARALAAAAEAAVAAAEAAARVVRLAALRRLSREERAAVRIQAYYRGYLARRALRALRGLVRLQALVRGHQVRRQVHLTMRCMQALVRAQARVRARRLTQHPLLLLPPPTPPASSPTLLLGAGRPLCVELALQGDHDVGDDGEVADLLLQQRSRSRGRFGRGDDNGGARSPSGAWDSSSRTLEDARAEGARRHDAAARRERALAYAYAYQQRQWQRQEDEKAGLGFHWLERWMAATTQAQQQEHAPDHAKTHQSTPTRTTSSYVTAAAAFANGMSEKTVETETTSRSPLNQASAAAHGRPPAIPGYMAATRSARAKARPAPPSATPTHARSRSGGGLAGDTSSSGQNGSAVAGYSPDSSCTGDWTPPRLGVSTRTSRVAYT, encoded by the exons ATGGGAAAGAAGCACGCGGCAGGTGGCGGCTGGTTCGCCGCCGTCAGGAAGGTGTTCCGGCCGTCGGGCTCCGGCGGCTCATCCGcgaccaccaccacctcctcctcctcgtccAAGGACAAGGATAAGGACGCCGTGCAGCACGGGAAACAG gccaccgccgccgccgccgccgaagaGCCAGAGGTGCTGCTGCTGGAGCACTTCCCGGCGTCCGAGACGTCGGCGGAGGCGAGCAACGAGGGCGGCGACGCGGAGGCGGAGCTGGCGGCGGTTGCGGCGACGACGAAGGGTCGTCGTCGTCGAGACGACGAGGTCGGCGACGAGGATGGGGAGATGGAGGAGGAGCTGGCCGACGACATGGAGCGCGCGAGGGCGCTGGCGGCCGCGGCCGAGGCTGCCGTGGCCGCGGCCGAGGCGGCTGCCAGAGTGGTGCGGCTTGCGGCGCTCCGGCGCCTGTCGCGCGAGGAGCGCGCCGCCGTGCGCATCCAGGCCTACTACCGCGGATACCTG GCCCGGCGAGCCCTGCGCGCACTACGTGGCTTGGTGCGCCTGCAGGCGCTGGTGCGCGGTCACCAGGTGCGGCGGCAGGTGCACCTCACCATGCGCTGCATGCAGGCCCTCGTCCGAGCCCAGGCCCGCGTCCGCGCGCGCCGCCTCACCCAACAcccgctcctcctcctcccgccgCCGACACCTCCAGCCAGCAGTCCCACCCTGCTGTTGGGAGCGGGGCGTCCATTATGCGTCGAGCTGGCATTGCAGGGCGACCACGACGTCggtgacgacggcgaggtggccgatCTGTTGCTCCAGCAGAGAAGCAGGAGCAGAGGCAGGTTTGGAAGAGGCGACGATAACGGCGGCGCGAGGAGCCCTTCCGGGGCCTGGGACAGCAGTAGCCGCACCCTGGAGGACGCCAGGGCGGAGGGCGCGCGCCGGCACGACGCCGCCGCACGCCGGGAGCGGGCGCTCGCCTACGCCTACGCCTACCAGCAG CGGCAGTGGCAGCGGCAGGAGGACGAgaaggccggcctgggcttccacTGGCTAGAGCGCTGGATGGCTGCGACGACGCAGGCGCAGCAGCAGGAGCACGCGCCCGACCACGCCAAGACGCACCAGAGCACCCCCACCAGGACGACGTCATCCTACGTGACGGCGGCCGCTGCTTTCGCGAACGGCATGTCGGAGAAGACGGTGGAGACGGAGACGACGTCCCGGAGCCCACTGAACCAGGCCTCCGCGGCTGCTCACGGGCGTCCGCCCGCGATCCCGGGCTACATGGCTGCGACAAGGTCGGCTCGAGCCAAGGCGCGCCCCGCGCCGCCATCGGCTACACCCACGCATGCCAGGAGCCGGTCGggtggcgggctcgccggggacaCGTCGAGCTCGGGCCAGAACGGCAGTGCGGTCGCCGGGTACAGCCCGGACTCGAGCTGCACAGGGGACTGGACCCCGCCGCGGCTCGGTGTCAGCACGCGCACCAGCAGGGTGGCCTATACTTGA
- the LOC103628469 gene encoding protein IQ-DOMAIN 1 isoform X2 codes for MGKKHAAGGGWFAAVRKVFRPSGSGGSSATTTTSSSSSKDKDKDAVQHGKQATAAAAAEEPEVLLLEHFPASETSAEASNEGGDAEAELAAVAATTKGRRRRDDEVGDEDGEMEEELADDMERARALAAAAEAAVAAAEAAARVVRLAALRRLSREERAAVRIQAYYRGYLARRALRALRGLVRLQALVRGHQVRRQVHLTMRCMQALVRAQARVRARRLTQHPLLLLPPPTPPASSPTLLLGAGRPLCVELALQGDHDVGDDGEVADLLLQQRSRSRGRFGRGDDNGGARSPSGAWDSSSRTLEDARAEGARRHDAAARRERALAYAYAYQQWQRQEDEKAGLGFHWLERWMAATTQAQQQEHAPDHAKTHQSTPTRTTSSYVTAAAAFANGMSEKTVETETTSRSPLNQASAAAHGRPPAIPGYMAATRSARAKARPAPPSATPTHARSRSGGGLAGDTSSSGQNGSAVAGYSPDSSCTGDWTPPRLGVSTRTSRVAYT; via the exons ATGGGAAAGAAGCACGCGGCAGGTGGCGGCTGGTTCGCCGCCGTCAGGAAGGTGTTCCGGCCGTCGGGCTCCGGCGGCTCATCCGcgaccaccaccacctcctcctcctcgtccAAGGACAAGGATAAGGACGCCGTGCAGCACGGGAAACAG gccaccgccgccgccgccgccgaagaGCCAGAGGTGCTGCTGCTGGAGCACTTCCCGGCGTCCGAGACGTCGGCGGAGGCGAGCAACGAGGGCGGCGACGCGGAGGCGGAGCTGGCGGCGGTTGCGGCGACGACGAAGGGTCGTCGTCGTCGAGACGACGAGGTCGGCGACGAGGATGGGGAGATGGAGGAGGAGCTGGCCGACGACATGGAGCGCGCGAGGGCGCTGGCGGCCGCGGCCGAGGCTGCCGTGGCCGCGGCCGAGGCGGCTGCCAGAGTGGTGCGGCTTGCGGCGCTCCGGCGCCTGTCGCGCGAGGAGCGCGCCGCCGTGCGCATCCAGGCCTACTACCGCGGATACCTG GCCCGGCGAGCCCTGCGCGCACTACGTGGCTTGGTGCGCCTGCAGGCGCTGGTGCGCGGTCACCAGGTGCGGCGGCAGGTGCACCTCACCATGCGCTGCATGCAGGCCCTCGTCCGAGCCCAGGCCCGCGTCCGCGCGCGCCGCCTCACCCAACAcccgctcctcctcctcccgccgCCGACACCTCCAGCCAGCAGTCCCACCCTGCTGTTGGGAGCGGGGCGTCCATTATGCGTCGAGCTGGCATTGCAGGGCGACCACGACGTCggtgacgacggcgaggtggccgatCTGTTGCTCCAGCAGAGAAGCAGGAGCAGAGGCAGGTTTGGAAGAGGCGACGATAACGGCGGCGCGAGGAGCCCTTCCGGGGCCTGGGACAGCAGTAGCCGCACCCTGGAGGACGCCAGGGCGGAGGGCGCGCGCCGGCACGACGCCGCCGCACGCCGGGAGCGGGCGCTCGCCTACGCCTACGCCTACCAGCAG TGGCAGCGGCAGGAGGACGAgaaggccggcctgggcttccacTGGCTAGAGCGCTGGATGGCTGCGACGACGCAGGCGCAGCAGCAGGAGCACGCGCCCGACCACGCCAAGACGCACCAGAGCACCCCCACCAGGACGACGTCATCCTACGTGACGGCGGCCGCTGCTTTCGCGAACGGCATGTCGGAGAAGACGGTGGAGACGGAGACGACGTCCCGGAGCCCACTGAACCAGGCCTCCGCGGCTGCTCACGGGCGTCCGCCCGCGATCCCGGGCTACATGGCTGCGACAAGGTCGGCTCGAGCCAAGGCGCGCCCCGCGCCGCCATCGGCTACACCCACGCATGCCAGGAGCCGGTCGggtggcgggctcgccggggacaCGTCGAGCTCGGGCCAGAACGGCAGTGCGGTCGCCGGGTACAGCCCGGACTCGAGCTGCACAGGGGACTGGACCCCGCCGCGGCTCGGTGTCAGCACGCGCACCAGCAGGGTGGCCTATACTTGA